The DNA region TACCATTTCCACCAAAGTTGACTCCCAGTAGTGAAAATAGCGCCTGGTTTTGGTTTATTGCCAATAACTGCCCAGAGCAGTCAGTCCAATGCCGTGGGGCATAGGTAATGGCAAACATTCTGACTTCGCCAATATACGGTTGAGACATAGCTAATATTCTCCTTATGGACTGGAAATGCCATTGCTCAGGCGTTAAATCCATTTCACCGTTGCGAACGACATCATTTTTTCCGCGCAATGACGATCTGGTATTTATCTGCTGCATATGGCGACATAAATAACTGAGTTTCACCAAATGCGTCGTGGCTAAACAGATAATTACCACTAGGGCAATGCACATCTTTTTCACTGCTCAAATCAACAGAAAAGGCTTCATATCCTGG from Cellvibrio japonicus Ueda107 includes:
- a CDS encoding DUF6916 family protein, with product MKKFDFETLNNLIDQSIQLKDGENKIVELKVEKVSLPKASDPGYEAFSVDLSSEKDVHCPSGNYLFSHDAFGETQLFMSPYAADKYQIVIARKK